From the Enterobacter pseudoroggenkampii genome, the window AGCTGGGGTTCCGTGGCTATCGTCACCTTGCAGAATTTGCCCCGTCGTCGGTGAAATTAATTTTCCGGTCACTTACTTCGCTGGTTTCCTGGGTCGTGTCGTTCATTCCTCGTCGTCCTGAGCGGGATGAGGCGAAGCAGGCGGACCCGGTTATGGCTCAACAATGATGATAACGCGATGAAAACAAAACTTTCCTGGTTATGTGCAGTGGCAATGGGGATGAATGTCCTCCCCGCAACAATGGCTAACGCCGCTCCTGGTAATGCAGCGGCAACGCCTGCGCCAACGGTACCTGTCGTCGCGCAAGCAACCGATCCGGTTGTCACCGCGGCACCAGGTCAAACAGAAAACATCATGCCGAACCAGCCAACGAAGGGGAACACCCTCCCTGCAGACGGTCAGGTCATCGGACAGGTGATGCCGGGCGTCCGGGGGGCGAATGCGCCCGTCGTCGCGGACAATGCGCCGTCGCGGGACGTGAAGCTGACCTTCGCGCAAATTGCGCCGCCTCCGGGCAGCATGGTGCTGCGCGGTATCAACCCTAACGGCGGCATTGAATTTGGCATGCGCAGCGATGAGGTCGTCTCTAATGCGGTGCTGAACCTTGAGTACACCCCGTCACCGTCGCTGCTGCCGACCCAGTCTCAGCTGAAGGTCTACCTGAATGATGAGCTGATGGACGTTCTGCCGGTCACCAAAGAGCAGCTGGGCAAGAAAACCCAGGCTCAGGTGCCGATTAACCCGCTGTTCATCACCGACTTCAACCGTATTCGCCTGGAATTTGTCGGTCACTACCGCGATGTCTGCGAAAACCCGGCCAGCAACACGCTGTGGATGGACGTCGGGCGTAACTCCTCGCTGCAGCTGACCTACCAGTCGCTGGCGTTGAAAAACGATCTTTCGGCCTTCCCGGTTCCGTTCTTCGATCCGCGTGATAACCGTCCGCTCACGTTGCCGATGGTGTTTGCCTCTTCCCCGGACGTGACCGAGCAGCTGGCGGCCACCATCGTGGCGTCCTGGTTTGGTTCACGCGCGGGCTGGCGCGGCCAGAGCTTCCCGGCGATGTATGACAAGCTGCCGGACAGAAATGCCATTGTGTTTGCGACCAACGCGAAACGCCCGGCCTTCCTGCGCGATCATCCGGACGTCAAAGCGCCGACCGTTGAGATGATAAGCCATCCGGAAAACCCGTACGTGAAGCTGCTGGTGGTCTTTGGTCGTGATGATAAAGATCTGGTGCAGGCAGCAAAAGCCATTGCCCAGGGCAACGTCCTGTTCCGCGGCAACAGCGTGGTGGTTGATGACGTCAAACCGCTGCTGGCGCGTAAACCGTATGATGCGCCAAACTGGGTGCGTACCGACCGTGCGGTAACCTTTGGCGAGCTGAAAACCTATGAAGAACAGCTGCAGGCGACGGGGCTTGAGCCAGCGCCGATTAGCCTGTCGCTGAATCTGCCGCCGGATCTGTACCTGCTGCGTACCAACGGCATTGATATCAATCTGAACTACCGCTATACCGCGCCAGCCACCAAAGACAGCTCGCGCATGGATATCAGCCTGAATAACCAGTTCCTGCAATCCTTCAGCCTGCAAAGCACGCAGGATACGAACCGCCTGATGCTTCGCCTGCCGGTGCTGCAGGGGCTGCTGGACGGTAAAACGGATGTTTCCATTCCGGCACTGAAGCTGGGTGCGATAAACCAGCTGCGCTTTGACTTCCAGTACATGAACCCGATGCCTGGCGGCTCGGCGGAAAACTGCATCACCTTCCAGCCGGTTCAGAACCACGTGGTGATTGGCGATGAGTCGACCATCGACTTCTCGAAGTACTATCACTTCCTGGCGATGCCGGACCTGCGCGCGTTTGCTAACGCGGGCTTCCCGTTCAGCCGCATGGCCGATCTCTCTGAGTCCATTGTGGTGATGCCAAAAGCGCCAAACGAAGGGCAGGTCACGACTCTGCTGGACACCATGGCGACCGTTGGGGGACAAACAGGATTACCGGCGATTAACGTCACGTTGACGGACGATGGCAGCCAGATTCAGAACAAAGACGCTGACATCATGGTGATCGGTACCATTCCCGATAAGCTAAAGGATGACAAGCGTATCGATCTGCTGGTGAAAGCGGCCCAGTCCTGGGTTAACACGCCGCTGCGCCAGACCGAGTTCCCGAGCATTATGCCGGATGTGAACGACCGTCAGGCCAGCGCGCAGACGACGGTAACGTCTCAGGGGGCGATGGCCGCGGTGGTGGGCTTCCAGTCCCCATACAACGAACAGCGCAGCGTGGTGGCTCTCCTTGCGGACAGCCCGCGCGGGTATGAACTCCTCAATACGGCCATGAACGACAGCGGTAAACGTGCCGCGATGTTTGGTTCCGTGTCGGTGATCCGTGAGTCCGGCGTCAATAGCCTGCGCGTGGGCGATGTGTACTACGTGGGCCATCTGCCGTGGTTTGAACGCCTGTGGTATGCGCTGGCCAACCATCCGGTGCTGCTCGCCATCCTGGCTGCGGTCAGCGTGGTCTTGCTGGCATGGGTGCTGTGGCGTCTGCTGCGTATCATCAGCCGTCGTCGTCTGAACCCGGATGAGTAAGATGTAATGAAAGCCTTTCGCTGGTGTGCATTAGCAGCGGTGATGCTGGCGGCGCTTCCTCTTCGCGCCGCCTGTACCTGGCCTGCCTGGGAGCAGTTTAAAAAGGACTACATCAGTGAGGGCGGGCGTGTCATTGATCCCAGTGACACGCGCAAAATAACGACCTCGGAAGGGCAAAGCTACGCCCTGTTCTTTGCCCTGGCGGCGAACGATCGCAACGCGTTTGACCAGCTGCTGACGTGGACGCGCGATAATCTTGCCAGCGGCGATCTCAACGACCATCTGCCTGCCTGGCTATGGGGTCAGAAGGATAAAGAAACGTGGGCGGTGATCGATACCAACTCCGCCTCTGACGCCGATGTCTGGATCGCCTGGTCACTGCTCGAAGCGGGTCGGCTGTGGAAACATCCGGACTATACCCGCACGGGTAAAGCGTTGCTGAAACGCATTGTCAGCGAGGAAGTGGTGAAAGTGCCGGGACTCGGCGCAATGCTGCTTCCCGGTAAAGTCGGTTTTGCCGATGAACAGGTCTGGCGCTTTAACCCCAGTTATCTTCCTCCGCAGTTAGCGAGTTATTTCACGCGCTTTGGTTCCCCGTGGACCCAGCTTCGTGAAACCAATCTGCGCCTGCTGCAGGAGAGTGCGCCGAAAGGCTTTTCGCCGGACTGGGTGCA encodes:
- the bcsB gene encoding cellulose biosynthesis cyclic di-GMP-binding regulatory protein BcsB; translated protein: MKTKLSWLCAVAMGMNVLPATMANAAPGNAAATPAPTVPVVAQATDPVVTAAPGQTENIMPNQPTKGNTLPADGQVIGQVMPGVRGANAPVVADNAPSRDVKLTFAQIAPPPGSMVLRGINPNGGIEFGMRSDEVVSNAVLNLEYTPSPSLLPTQSQLKVYLNDELMDVLPVTKEQLGKKTQAQVPINPLFITDFNRIRLEFVGHYRDVCENPASNTLWMDVGRNSSLQLTYQSLALKNDLSAFPVPFFDPRDNRPLTLPMVFASSPDVTEQLAATIVASWFGSRAGWRGQSFPAMYDKLPDRNAIVFATNAKRPAFLRDHPDVKAPTVEMISHPENPYVKLLVVFGRDDKDLVQAAKAIAQGNVLFRGNSVVVDDVKPLLARKPYDAPNWVRTDRAVTFGELKTYEEQLQATGLEPAPISLSLNLPPDLYLLRTNGIDINLNYRYTAPATKDSSRMDISLNNQFLQSFSLQSTQDTNRLMLRLPVLQGLLDGKTDVSIPALKLGAINQLRFDFQYMNPMPGGSAENCITFQPVQNHVVIGDESTIDFSKYYHFLAMPDLRAFANAGFPFSRMADLSESIVVMPKAPNEGQVTTLLDTMATVGGQTGLPAINVTLTDDGSQIQNKDADIMVIGTIPDKLKDDKRIDLLVKAAQSWVNTPLRQTEFPSIMPDVNDRQASAQTTVTSQGAMAAVVGFQSPYNEQRSVVALLADSPRGYELLNTAMNDSGKRAAMFGSVSVIRESGVNSLRVGDVYYVGHLPWFERLWYALANHPVLLAILAAVSVVLLAWVLWRLLRIISRRRLNPDE
- the bcsZ gene encoding cellulose synthase complex periplasmic endoglucanase BcsZ, with the protein product MKAFRWCALAAVMLAALPLRAACTWPAWEQFKKDYISEGGRVIDPSDTRKITTSEGQSYALFFALAANDRNAFDQLLTWTRDNLASGDLNDHLPAWLWGQKDKETWAVIDTNSASDADVWIAWSLLEAGRLWKHPDYTRTGKALLKRIVSEEVVKVPGLGAMLLPGKVGFADEQVWRFNPSYLPPQLASYFTRFGSPWTQLRETNLRLLQESAPKGFSPDWVQYQKHKGWRLQQDKALVGGYDAIRVYLWVGMMSDNDPQKARLLTRFQPMAAKTMKRGVPPEKVDVATGKRTGNGPVGFSAAMLPFLQQRDAQAVQRQRVADHFPDNNAYYSYVLTLFGQGWDQHRFRFTAKGELIPDWGQECASSQ